Proteins co-encoded in one Ictalurus furcatus strain D&B chromosome 9, Billie_1.0, whole genome shotgun sequence genomic window:
- the LOC128612688 gene encoding prosaposin isoform X2 — protein MSTLLHLGVLLLFLGAVQCKEQSLSDNGLMQRADKPLSSCSICEKILKKIFTSIGNELSKDNIDRALKLVCWKSPGPMKKICMSFIKKYKAKLVNILKSARNPHEACKRLNLCKKAPRVSFVSVKKF, from the exons ATGTCAACTCTTCTTCATCTTGGAgttttgcttctgtttttag GAGCTGTGCAGTGTAAGGAGCAGAGCCTCAGCGACAACGGCCTCATGCAG AGAGCAGACAAGCCACTGTCTTCCTGTTCAATTTGCGAAAAAATCCTGAAGAAAATCTTTACCTCTATTGGCAATGAACTCTCAAAG GACAACATCGATAGGGCTCTTAAATTAGTGTGTTGGAAATCGCCAGGCCCGATGAAAAAAATTTGCAtgagttttattaaaaaatacaaagcTAAGCTGGTTAACATCCTCAAGTCTGCACGGAACCCCCACGAAGCCTGCAAACGTCTCAACCTGTGCAAAAAAGCTCCACGTGTCAGTTTTGTTTCCGTGAAAAAATTCTAG
- the LOC128612688 gene encoding prosaposin isoform X1, protein MSTLLHLGVLLLFLAGAVQCKEQSLSDNGLMQRADKPLSSCSICEKILKKIFTSIGNELSKDNIDRALKLVCWKSPGPMKKICMSFIKKYKAKLVNILKSARNPHEACKRLNLCKKAPRVSFVSVKKF, encoded by the exons ATGTCAACTCTTCTTCATCTTGGAgttttgcttctgtttttag CAGGAGCTGTGCAGTGTAAGGAGCAGAGCCTCAGCGACAACGGCCTCATGCAG AGAGCAGACAAGCCACTGTCTTCCTGTTCAATTTGCGAAAAAATCCTGAAGAAAATCTTTACCTCTATTGGCAATGAACTCTCAAAG GACAACATCGATAGGGCTCTTAAATTAGTGTGTTGGAAATCGCCAGGCCCGATGAAAAAAATTTGCAtgagttttattaaaaaatacaaagcTAAGCTGGTTAACATCCTCAAGTCTGCACGGAACCCCCACGAAGCCTGCAAACGTCTCAACCTGTGCAAAAAAGCTCCACGTGTCAGTTTTGTTTCCGTGAAAAAATTCTAG